The following proteins are encoded in a genomic region of Methanoculleus bourgensis MS2:
- a CDS encoding 50S ribosomal protein L32e, whose protein sequence is MDERRRLIRVRTRHNKPAFKRRGLHRKVKLADVWRRPRGLQSKQRRQFRAKGALPRPGYGSPAAVRGMHPSGYEEVRVFSPADLAGLNPDFQAVRIGGSVGNRKRGDIQTRAMELGLKVLNAKDLTRAAPEPAEVEEEEEEVNEDE, encoded by the coding sequence ATGGATGAGAGAAGAAGATTGATCCGCGTCCGCACCCGGCACAATAAGCCTGCCTTCAAGAGACGCGGGCTCCACCGCAAGGTGAAACTGGCTGATGTCTGGAGGCGTCCGCGCGGCCTGCAGAGCAAACAGAGGCGGCAATTCCGCGCAAAGGGCGCGCTTCCCCGGCCGGGGTACGGGAGCCCTGCTGCGGTCCGCGGCATGCACCCGAGCGGCTATGAGGAGGTGCGGGTCTTCTCACCGGCAGACCTTGCCGGGCTGAACCCTGACTTCCAGGCTGTCCGGATCGGCGGATCGGTGGGCAACAGGAAACGCGGAGATATCCAGACGCGGGCTATGGAACTGGGGCTCAAAGTACTGAACGCAAAAGACCTTACCCGCGCGGCCCCAGAGCCTGCCGAGGTCGAAGAGGAAGAAGAAGAGGTGAATGAAGATGAGTGA
- a CDS encoding 50S ribosomal protein L6 — MGITRRVEIPPGVDVTLEESVLTVSGPKGTLTRSMRFPQIDVTLEDGELVVSTTSDKKRFLAMSGTLEALAKSMIQGVAEGYEYRMKVVYSHFPIQLKLQGNRLEINNFLGEKQPRIAKILEGVTVKLGNDEVVLTGIDREKVGNTAANIEHATRITKRDPRVFQDGIYITERA; from the coding sequence ATGGGTATAACACGACGAGTCGAGATCCCTCCGGGTGTGGACGTCACGCTCGAAGAGAGCGTGCTCACGGTATCGGGGCCGAAGGGCACGCTGACGCGGAGCATGCGCTTCCCGCAGATCGATGTCACGCTTGAGGACGGCGAGCTTGTCGTCTCCACGACATCAGACAAGAAGCGGTTCCTCGCCATGAGCGGCACGCTTGAAGCGCTTGCGAAGAGCATGATCCAGGGCGTCGCCGAAGGCTACGAGTACCGCATGAAGGTGGTCTACAGCCACTTCCCGATCCAGCTGAAACTGCAGGGCAACCGTCTCGAGATCAACAACTTCCTGGGTGAGAAACAGCCCCGGATAGCAAAGATCCTCGAGGGTGTCACCGTCAAGCTCGGGAACGATGAGGTGGTTCTCACCGGTATCGATAGGGAGAAGGTGGGCAATACGGCCGCAAACATCGAGCACGCGACCAGGATCACGAAGCGTGATCCCCGGGTGTTCCAGGACGGCATCTATATCACCGAGAGGGCGTGA